CAGATCGAACCCCGTCCATAGCGATAGCTTACCAACCGGAAGAACCGGTTCGCATCCTGGCGTGAAAGAGGCTGAAACCCCATCTCATCAACGATCAACAACCCTGCCTTCATGTACTTCTTGCGCCGCAGTCGACCAGGAGAGACCTGTTCATCGTTGCCCAGGAGGTAGAGCAACTCCTCCAGTCGGTAGAAGGCAACTGAGAAACCACTTTCCACTGCTCTTACCCCAAGCGCGATGGCAAGGTGTGTCTTTCCTACTCCTGGTGGACCGAGAAGTAGCAGTGATCGCTGCTTAACAATCCATGCACACGTTGCCAGGGCCTCGATCCGAGACCGTTCTACCGATGGCTGGAACGCAAAGTCAAAGTTGGCAATCGTCTGTCCTGTAGGGAGGCCTGACAACCGTAGCCCCATGCGTACCCGCCGCTCCTCTCGTCGTTCGCTCTCTAACCCAAGAATGTGCTCCAACAGCCCTGTTGGTCCAAGGTCTTCCTGCACCGCTTCTGCCAACAGCAGTGGTAGCTGTTCCGCGGCAAACGTCAACCCTAACTCCTCCAGGCGTGAACGCAGACTGTCAACATCCACCTTCCCTGCCTTTACCGGCAACACACTGGTCAGCCTCTTGTTCACCGTCATCGCGCCACCTCGGCCAGGGCGGCGTACAAGTCCACCGGTCGCTTCTCTACAGGGAGTTCTGCAATCTCCATCAGCTTCCGCGACATCCGCCCCAGCGGCTTGGGAGGAAGAACCCTGTCCGTTCCTTTACCCTCGTAACACGATGGATCGATCAGCAGCAGCTCTTTTGTTCCTCGCTTGTAGCGCACCACTACTTCCCCTGTCTCTCGATCGAGAATCTGTACCTCTCCAGAACACCCATGCACCTCCACCGCTCCGTTCATATACTGGAATGGAACAGCGTATGTGTGCCCCTCAAAGCGAACCGTGCAATCTTTGTACACTGGACACGTCTTCACAAGATCGAATGGCGCGGGAAGGAACCGCGGAAGCGGTCTAAGGAACGCTTTCTCTTCTTCCCAGCTTTCATGCACCGTCTTCCCGGTGGCCGGACAGATGCGGATCTCGTCCCTCCGGGAGAGCATCACGTCTGTCCATCGTTGTAGTTCCTCGATCCCCTCAAAGCGTCGACGGCTAACATTAAGCCGGTCCAATACTTGCACCCGTTTCTCTACCTTTCCCTTCTGCTCCGGGGAACGCGGCTCATTGGCATCAATGTGAAAGCCAAGCTGTCGAGCATAGACCTTGTATTGAGCGTTGATCTTTCCCCACGCTCCAGCTCCACTCACAATGCCCGTCTTTAGGTTGTCAATTCGATTGACTGCCGCTACCCCGCCTAAACGAGGGTAGGCCTCGTTGTGAACATGGTGCCAGGCTAGCTGGTCCTGTGTTCTGCTCCAGATCACCACTGCCTTGCGGCTGTGAGAAAGAACCATTACGAACGCGTAGAGCTTTGTCGGTCCAGTAGGGTCTCCGATATCTACTCGACGCTCGGCCCAGTCGCTCTGCGTCTGCGCTCCAGGTGGTGTCTCAATCCGCCGGAACGGACGCATCTTCGGTGACGGGAAACGACCACGAACATACTTGCGAACCGACTTGTAGGATCCAGTATATCCATACTCTAACCGCAGGTGGTCATACAGTGCCATTACGCTCGGTGCTCGTCCCAAAGGAAGGTGTTCCACCTGATCATCCCACCAGTACTTCAC
This window of the Caldisericota bacterium genome carries:
- the istB gene encoding IS21-like element helper ATPase IstB, with the protein product MTVNKRLTSVLPVKAGKVDVDSLRSRLEELGLTFAAEQLPLLLAEAVQEDLGPTGLLEHILGLESERREERRVRMGLRLSGLPTGQTIANFDFAFQPSVERSRIEALATCAWIVKQRSLLLLGPPGVGKTHLAIALGVRAVESGFSVAFYRLEELLYLLGNDEQVSPGRLRRKKYMKAGLLIVDEMGFQPLSRQDANRFFRLVSYRYGRGSICITSNKAIREWSEMFAGDEAITAAILDRLLHNSHVLSIRGRSYRLRELEDLLQQQDTSKEEKGVAMEHTVNPTS
- the istA gene encoding IS21 family transposase, giving the protein MVKLRKEEIVAIQVVGEKGESHCALARRFNVSEGTVRYHVKRAREQATDGRKKPFLVEQLNLGEVVKYWWDDQVEHLPLGRAPSVMALYDHLRLEYGYTGSYKSVRKYVRGRFPSPKMRPFRRIETPPGAQTQSDWAERRVDIGDPTGPTKLYAFVMVLSHSRKAVVIWSRTQDQLAWHHVHNEAYPRLGGVAAVNRIDNLKTGIVSGAGAWGKINAQYKVYARQLGFHIDANEPRSPEQKGKVEKRVQVLDRLNVSRRRFEGIEELQRWTDVMLSRRDEIRICPATGKTVHESWEEEKAFLRPLPRFLPAPFDLVKTCPVYKDCTVRFEGHTYAVPFQYMNGAVEVHGCSGEVQILDRETGEVVVRYKRGTKELLLIDPSCYEGKGTDRVLPPKPLGRMSRKLMEIAELPVEKRPVDLYAALAEVAR